A part of Mycolicibacterium sp. TUM20985 genomic DNA contains:
- a CDS encoding sugar phosphate isomerase/epimerase family protein, whose amino-acid sequence MRQCDVSVVLEAFLRDSFDETLAWLSSEVPEVTAVEVGAGGYAPHPHLDPDDLLANAPARKAWLGILDGYGIKLDALNVWGNPLHPDEAIAVDHDAALRRAVRLAGELGTDTVVAMSGAAAGALGDKAAVFGAGGWLPYLEGVHDHQWNDSVVPYWSELSDFAAKENPAVKICIELHPGTTVYNVETFEKFITLGENLYANLDPSHFFWMQMDADRVVERIMPRIGHVHVKDVTFNEDALGLNGLLDHRWPASPEKMPWNFSVPGHGKDAAWWHQFIARFEGSAVRAFSIEHEDPFVDAKTGIKESAVLIRSALAGSHQAPQPSTGGRRQ is encoded by the coding sequence GTGCGGCAGTGTGATGTCTCAGTAGTGCTCGAGGCCTTCCTCCGCGACTCGTTCGACGAGACGCTGGCCTGGTTGAGTTCCGAAGTTCCGGAGGTTACCGCTGTCGAGGTCGGCGCGGGCGGCTATGCACCTCATCCCCACCTCGACCCGGACGATTTGCTCGCCAACGCGCCGGCTCGCAAGGCGTGGTTGGGCATCCTCGACGGCTACGGCATCAAGCTCGACGCGTTGAACGTATGGGGTAACCCGCTGCATCCCGACGAGGCGATTGCCGTCGACCACGATGCGGCGCTGCGACGCGCGGTACGGCTGGCAGGAGAGCTGGGCACGGACACCGTCGTGGCGATGTCCGGTGCCGCCGCGGGCGCCCTGGGCGACAAAGCCGCGGTATTCGGCGCAGGCGGGTGGCTTCCGTATCTCGAGGGTGTGCACGACCATCAGTGGAACGACTCCGTGGTCCCGTACTGGTCTGAGCTATCGGATTTTGCCGCCAAGGAGAACCCCGCCGTCAAGATCTGCATCGAGTTACACCCAGGGACCACCGTCTACAACGTCGAAACCTTCGAGAAGTTCATCACGCTGGGCGAGAACCTCTACGCCAACCTCGATCCCAGTCACTTCTTCTGGATGCAGATGGACGCGGACCGTGTCGTCGAGCGAATCATGCCGCGCATCGGCCACGTTCACGTGAAGGACGTGACGTTCAACGAGGATGCACTCGGCCTCAACGGCCTGCTCGACCACCGTTGGCCGGCGTCACCAGAGAAGATGCCGTGGAACTTCTCGGTTCCCGGCCACGGCAAGGATGCTGCGTGGTGGCACCAGTTCATCGCCCGCTTCGAGGGCTCCGCGGTCCGAGCGTTCTCCATCGAGCACGAGGATCCGTTCGTCGACGCCAAGACCGGAATCAAGGAGAGCGCGGTTCTCATCAGGTCCGCGCTGGCCGGTTCCCACCAAGCGCCACAACCTAGTACAGGAGGTAGACGTCAATGA